Part of the Elusimicrobiaceae bacterium genome is shown below.
CCGCATTGCTGCAAGATCTCTGTTATTAGATCCCTTGAGCGGGACGGTGTACCATTGCCGCCCCGCTGCTGCTGTTGATCCGCTGCCGGTCAACCTTCCTTGACCATCTTGTAAAATGTCCCTTTTCTAAGATTCAAGCTTGTATATGCCTGTACTGCTGTGATCTTTCCAGATCTCCAATCAGCTACCACGCTATCAAAATTATCCGGTCTGCTGATGGTAGGACGTCCAAACTTAACCCCGTCAACCTTTGCTGCTGCAATGCCCTCTTGCTGTCTCTTCTTAATTGTCAACCGCTCATGCTCTGCAAAGCTTGATAAGACTTCCAGAAGAATATTAGTAACCATATCAGCAATCCACTCTTGACCTTCTGGAAGATCCATCATTGTTGTAGGTATATCCAGAACCTTTAACCGGATGCCGTGATCCTTGAAGTATTGCAGCTCTGTCTTGATCATCTCTTTATTTCTTCCAAGACGGTCAATACTTGTTACTACCAGAGTATCACCAGACCTTAACAGTTGATCACGCATTGCCTTGTAGCCGTCTCTATTGAAGTCTTTCCCGCTTGCCTTGTCCGTGATGATATCCCGCTCACCCGCTCCAAGTGCTTTAAACTGTGATATCTGCCTGGCTAAGTTCTGCCCGCTGCTGCTCACCCGTCCATAGTACCAAGTTCTATTATCCATTGCTGTAACCGTCCTTTATCAAAATTTGATATTGTGTAATATCAGTATGGTCATAATATAACATACCCGTTCAAAAAAGTCAATGTAAATCTTACATACTTTTTAAACATCCAAAATGTCACGGTAAGACCTTTGTAAACGTGAAAACCTGTCAAGAATTGTTGTCCAATAAAGTACACCTTTTTAAACGTGAAAAGAACCCCCGTAAAAATCCCATAACTTCCGCATTATCCGCGCATCATCTGCAAAAATCCCAAAAAAGAAAAGCGAAAAGAAACGAAAACAACCGCTCTTTCCGCTTGATTCTCTTGTAGTGCTAAGTTTCCAGATCTTCCCATTTCTGGATAAGATCAGCACTTTTCTATATACTTTAGTTCGCTAAAGTGTACACTTTTCAAATCGAAAAATTATTTAACATTAACCGCCCTGCAGATATTTACAGCCGTATAAATATACACAATATATAGTATTATTATGTATTAATACACAATATCTTGTATAGTCTCCAGATGATCAAGCTATAATTATCTGTAGTATGATTCCGGTATACCTTCCAGATTAAACACAATATTCTGTTTTAGCAGGTTGGCCGGTAACCATCCAGAACAAATAACAACATTAGGCTGCTGTAGTTCTTCATTCCATCCGTTGACACCTATTCCATACTTGCAGATCAAGCCTTTAAAAGTACGGTTGAAGTCATCCAGTAACCACCTTTCCAGAATATCAGAAACCCGCTCCCGCTCTGCTTCATCTTCTGGAAGTAAGCTATATATATCCGGTCTATTCTCTTTCCAATAGTCAATAACACGTTTAGACCTATCCATAAAGAAAACCCCCTTTATAATTCCCGTGTACCGCTGTGGCTGTACACTTATATTCTACCATGGTAGTATGTTATATAATATATAATATTAACCTGTTATATTACTGTACCGCTGTGGCTGTACGCGCGTGTACCGCTGTGGCTGCATGCCGTGTGCTGCTGTGGCTGTACGTGCCCGTCAAAATGGAAGTACCCCGTCATCATCGTACCCGTCATCTTGCCGCGCTGCCGGTGCTGCCGGTGCTGCCGCTCTTTTTTCTGCTCTCAGTTGTCTACCGAACTGCATAGCGTTCTCTATCCGGTGAAGCTCTTCAAGTACTGCCCGCTCCGCGCTCTCTATATTCGTATACCGTTCGACCTTTTTAAGCGCGCTATCTATATATCCTTCGAGCTGTTCTGATTCGTCCGCATACTCTGCCCGCAGCCGAGCTATAAACGCGTCTACATCTTCTGCCGGTGCTGCTGCCGTCTCTGGTGTGTGCGTGTACCGCTGCAGCACTTCTCTCTCGTCTGGAAGATCTTCCGGCGCCCCGTCCACGTCTTCCGGATCTGCAACCGATATGCCGCCCGTGAACTGCTTCGCCCCGTCTATTTGCGGTACTCTCCAAAACAAAAACCAACCTTTCCGTGTTGGATGTGGTGTTAGATACCCCGCTGCCTTTAGTCTGTCTCTTGCTATATGGTATTGATTCTCATTGATACCGTATAAGTCTTGATACCGTGCCGCGCTAAGATCAAAGGCATACCCGTCTTGATTTAATGCCATATCGTAATACATAATTAACGCTTCTGCCTTTGCCCTGCCGCCCAACTTCTTACCGTCCGATACTTTTACTTCTGCAATCGCTTTATCTCCGTCCATTAATTTTTTTGCTGCTATAACGCTCTCCGTTCTTGTTATCTTACCATATCCGGAGAATATAA
Proteins encoded:
- a CDS encoding recombinase family protein; the encoded protein is MDNRTWYYGRVSSSGQNLARQISQFKALGAGERDIITDKASGKDFNRDGYKAMRDQLLRSGDTLVVTSIDRLGRNKEMIKTELQYFKDHGIRLKVLDIPTTMMDLPEGQEWIADMVTNILLEVLSSFAEHERLTIKKRQQEGIAAAKVDGVKFGRPTISRPDNFDSVVADWRSGKITAVQAYTSLNLRKGTFYKMVKEG